ACCACCGCGCGGGGTGACCGGGCGACCACCTGCTCCACGACCCGCCGCCTGGCCCCCTCCCGCGGCGGGTCGAGCACGACGAGGTCGACCCGCTCGATGTAGGCCGAGTCGAGGACCGCGTCGACGGCACCGGTGGTGACCTCGGCACGGTCGGCCAGGTTGACGCGCGCGGCCTGCGCCGCCGCGCGGTTGCCCTCGACGGCGACCACCCGGCCGTCCGGGCCGACCGCGTCGGCGAGGAAGGACGCGAAGAGGCCCACCCCGGCATAGAGGTCGAGGACCGACTCCCGCGGCTGCGGCCGGGCCAGGTCGAGGACGGCCGAGACCAGGACGTCCGGGGCCCCCGGGTGGACCTGCCAGAAACCGTCGTCGGCGACCGCGAACCTTCGGCCACGAACCTCGTGGGACGGCCCGGAGCGGGCCTCGAGCAGGCACTCGTCGATCGGGACGACGTCGTGGGAGCGGTGCTTACGCATGCCGCGCCCACCGTCCGGGAGCCGTACGTAGCGCTGCCGCGTGCGCCAGCGCAGGCCGTGGTCGTCGCCCGGCACGGGCTCCACCTCGACCGCGACGTCGAGACCCGCGAGGCGGTGGAGCTGCTCGCGCACCACGTCGGCCTTGAGACGGCGCTGAGCAGCGAGCGCGACGTGCTGGAAGTCGCAGCCGCCGCAGAGCCCGGGTCCCGCGTAGGGGCAGGGCGCAGCGACCCGGTCCTCGGACGCCCGGTGCACGGCGACGGCGTCCCCGCGCCAGAACCGGTCGCCGTCGGTGCCCTCCGTCACGACGAGGTCGACCTCCTCCCCGGGCAGGGCGTGTCGGACGAACACGACGCGCGATCCGTCGCCGTCCCCGACCCGCGCCACGCAGTGGCCGCCGTGGGCCACCGGGCCCACCGTCACGGTGAACCGTTCCCCCACCCGCGAGCGCCCGCGGGGTCGACGCCGGCGAGGCTGCCGGCTCACCGCGGCACTTGCCGGTTGCGCGAGGTGTCGCTCACCTGGCCGCGTCGCAGGTCACCGGACCGGATCCTCGCGTCCTCGCGCAGCTCACGCTCCCGGGCGATCTCGGAGGAACGCAGCTGGTAGGGCACGGAGATCACCATCACGCCCGGCGAGAAGAGCAGCCGCCCCTTGAGCCGCAGGGCGGTCTGATTGTGGAGCAGCTGCTCCCACCACCGGCCCACGACGTACTCGGGGATGTAGACCGCCACCACACCCCGGGGGTTGGCCTTCCGGATCTCCTGGGCGTAGTCGGAGATCGGTCGCACGATCTCCCGGTAGGGCGAGTGGAGCACCTTCAGCGGGATGCCCAGGTTGCGCTCGTCCCAGTCGCTGAGGAGCTGGTTGGTGTCGCGCGCGTCGGAGGCGACGTAGACGCCCTCGAGGACGTTGGGCCGCGACGCCTTGGCGAAGGCGAGCGCCCGCAGCGTCGGCTTGTGCAGCTTGGAGACCAGCACGATCGCGTGCACCCGCGTCGGTAGGGTCCGGTCCTCCTCGTCGGCGGCCAGCTCGCGCGCGACGTCGACGTAGTGGGTCTTGATGCCGCGCATGATCAGCATGAAGACGCCCATCGCGATCAGCGTGATCCAGGCGCCCTGGACGAACTTCGTCACGAGCACGATGACCAGCACCACCGCGGTCATCACCAGCCCGACGGTGTTGATGAGCCGCGACTGCATCATCCGGCGCCGCTCGGCGGGGTCGGTCTCGGTGCGCAGGTGCCGGGTCCAGTGCCGCAGCATGCCCAGCTGGCTGAGGGTGAAGGACACGAAGACGCCGACGATGTAGAGCTGGATCAGCCGGGTGACCTCGGCGTCGAACGCGACGATCAACGCGATCGCCATCCCCGACAGGATCAGGATGCCGTTGCTGTAGGCGAGCCGGTCGCCCCGGGCCCCGAGCTGCCGGGGCAACCACTCGTCGCGGGCCAGGATCGAGCCGAGCACGGGGAAGCCGTTGAAGGCGGTGTTGGACGCGAGCACCAGGATCACGCCGGTGGCGATGACGACGAAGAAGAACCCCACCGGGAAGTTGTCGAAGACGCCCTGGGCGATCTGGGCGATGAGGGTGTCCTGGTTGAAGTCCTCCGGCACCGGGTTGCCGTCCGGGCCGACCAGTCGTTGCAGCTCGCTGGGGTCGACGTACTTGACGTTCATCGCGTTGGACAGCGACACCACCGACAGCATCAGGATCACACCGATGACCCCGAGCATGAGCAGGGTCGCGGCAGCGTTGCGGCTCTTGGGCTTGCGGAACGCCGGCACGCCGTTCGAGATCGCCTCGACGCCCGTCAGGGCCGCGCAGCCGGAGGAGAAGGCCCGGGCGACCAGGAACACCAGGGCGATGGTGGTGAGGTTCTCGCCGTAGCCTTCGGCCTCGATGATCGAGAACTGGCTGCTCTCGGCAGCGGGGAGGGTCCCGGACAGGCTGCGGACGAGGCCCCACAGGCACATCCCGCCGAGCGCCAGCATGAACGCGTACGCCGGGATCGCGAACGAGACGCCGGACTCGCGGACCCCTCGGAGGTTCATCACCGCCAGGAACAGCACGAGACCGACGGCCACGAGCGTCCGGTGGTCGGCCACGAAGTCGAACGCCGAGCCGGCGTACTGCGCCGCCGATGAGAGCGAGACGGCGACGACGAGCACGTAGTCGACGATCAGTGCCGCGGCCACCGTCATGCCGGCGTTCGGTCCGAGGTTGACCGTCGCGACCTCGTAGTCACCGCCGCCGGAGGGATAGGCGTGCACGTTCTGCCGGTAGGAGGCGACCACGACCAGCATGACCACGGCGACGGCGATCGCCACGGGCCACGAGAACGTGTAGGCCGAGATGCCGGCCAGGGACAGGATGATGAAGATCTCGTCGGGAGCGTAGGCCACGGACGAGAGCGCGTCGCTCGCGAACACCGGGAAGGCGATCCGCTTGGGCAGCAGCGTCTCCCCCAGCTGGGTGCTGCGCAGCTTGCGCCCCAACAGGATCCGCTTCGAGACGTCGCCGACACCCACGTTCGAAGGCTAGACCGTTCACACCCGGTTGGGGGCATCGACTGGGATACGGTTTGCCACGTGCACGTCGTCATCATGGGCTGCGGCCGGGTCGGCTCGACGCTCGCCCGCAGCCTCGAGGATCGCAACCACACCGTCTCGATCATCGACAGCGAGCCCGACGCGTTCCGTCGGCTGGGCCCGTCCTTCAACGGCGACAAGATCACCGGCTTCGGTTTCGACCAGGAGGTCCTCGAACGGGCCGGGATCCGGCGAGCCGATGCCTTCGCAGCCGTCTCCAGCGGTGACAACTCCAACATTATCGCCGCCCGGGTGGCCCGCGAGACCTTCGGCATCGACCAGGTGGTGGCGCGGATCTACGACCCGGGACGGGCCGAGGTCTACCAGCGGCTGGGCATCACGACGGTCGCGACCGTGAAGTGGACCGCCGACCAGGTGCTGCGCCGGCTCCTCCCGGCAGGTGCCGAGCCGGACTTCCGCGACCCGTCGGGGACGATCCGTCTCGACCAGGTGCCGGTGCCACCCGCGTGGATCGGCCACCGCACCGTCGACCTGCAGCTGCAGACCAAGTCGCGCATCGCGTGGATCGACCGCCTCGGCGAGGGGATGCTGCCCACCCGGGAGACCGTGATCCAGGAGGGTGACCTCCTGCACCTGGTGATGCGCGAGGAGAACGCCGCCCACGTCTACGAGGTCTTCGACCGCGGACCCGAGGAGCAGGAGTCATGAGGGTCGCCATCGCCGGAGCGGGGGCCGTCGGCCGCTCCATCGCCCGCGAGCTGATCACCAACGGTCACCAGGTGCTGCTCATCGACAAGAGCCCGGGGGCGATCAAGCCCGAGCGGGTCCCCGACGCGGAGTGGCTGCTCGCCGACTCGTGCGAGCTCTCCTCCCTCGAGGAGGCCCGGCTCGACCGGTGTGACGTCGTCATCGCCGCGACCGGCGACGACAAGGTCAACCTCGTCACCTCGCTGCTGTCGAAGACGGAGTTCGCCGTCCCGCGCACCGTCGCCCGCGTCAACCACCCCAACAACGAGTGGCTCTTCACGGAGGCCTGGGGCGTCGACGTCAACGTCTCGACCCCGCGCATCATGTCGGCGCTCGTGGAGGAGGCCGTCACCGTCGGCGACCTCGTCCGGCTGTTCACGTTCCGGCAGGGCAACGCCAACCTGGTCGAGCTGACCCTGCCCTCGGACTCGCCGTACGTCGGCAAGCCCGCCGGCCTCATCCCGTTCCCCGAGAACTGCGCGCTCGTCACGATCCTGCGCGACGGCCAGGTCTACACCCCCGACGCCGACCAGCCGGTCGAGTCGGGCGACGAGCTGCTCTTCGTCGTCAGTGCCGACGTCGAGGAGGAGCTGGAGAAGCTGCTGGCGCCCTCGCTGCACGGAGGCTGAGGGACAGCAGCCTCACGCCGGACGCGCCTCCACGGGGGTGCGATTCCGGGCGAGGAGCCACACCATCGCGCCGAGGGCGGCCAGCTGGAGCGGCCAGCCCATGACGATCTTGAGGATGCCGAGCAGCGCGATCGCCGTGTCGGTGTCGATGCCGCCGCCGTTCCCGGCCAGCCACAGGGGGCCCTGCACGACCGCGCGCAGCACGCAGGGCAGCACCAGGAGCCACGTCAGGTTGGTGCAGAGCCGGACCACCTGGCGGTCCTGGTGCCAGGCCGTGGCGTCACCGGTGACGCCGCCGACCATGAAGCCGACGAGCGGCCAGCCGATCAGGCAGGTCACGGCCAGCAGCACGGCGTACCCGCTGTTGTAGAGGATGCCGGGGAGGAAGTAGGCCAGGGCCTGCTCGTCCTCGCTGGCCCCACCTCGGGCGGACATCGTGACGAAGAGCCAGCCGATGCCGATGCCGAAGAGCGCGTTGACGACGAACTGGACCGTCGACCGCTGGACGAGCCGCACCGCCAGCAGCACCAACGCAGCGGCCACGCTGACCGTCAGCGCGGTGTAGAGCTCGCGCGTGGTCAGCCACAGGACGGTGAAGACGAGCGTCGGGGCCGCGGCCTCGGCCATCCCACGACGTCCTCCGAGGGCCTTCGACAGCTGGGCGCGGACCACCTGCTCGACGGTGTCGACACCCGCAGGGGTGGTGGAGGAGGCGGCGGGTTCAGGGCTCATGGCAGCAGCTCGTATCGCGGGTTGTGCATGGTGCGGGCATCCGCCGTGACGCCGATGCGGCCGGTGACCCGCATGGTGCGGCCCGGCTCGATGCCGACGATCTTGCGGCGGCCG
The genomic region above belongs to Nocardioides coralli and contains:
- a CDS encoding APC family permease, translating into MGVGDVSKRILLGRKLRSTQLGETLLPKRIAFPVFASDALSSVAYAPDEIFIILSLAGISAYTFSWPVAIAVAVVMLVVVASYRQNVHAYPSGGGDYEVATVNLGPNAGMTVAAALIVDYVLVVAVSLSSAAQYAGSAFDFVADHRTLVAVGLVLFLAVMNLRGVRESGVSFAIPAYAFMLALGGMCLWGLVRSLSGTLPAAESSQFSIIEAEGYGENLTTIALVFLVARAFSSGCAALTGVEAISNGVPAFRKPKSRNAAATLLMLGVIGVILMLSVVSLSNAMNVKYVDPSELQRLVGPDGNPVPEDFNQDTLIAQIAQGVFDNFPVGFFFVVIATGVILVLASNTAFNGFPVLGSILARDEWLPRQLGARGDRLAYSNGILILSGMAIALIVAFDAEVTRLIQLYIVGVFVSFTLSQLGMLRHWTRHLRTETDPAERRRMMQSRLINTVGLVMTAVVLVIVLVTKFVQGAWITLIAMGVFMLIMRGIKTHYVDVARELAADEEDRTLPTRVHAIVLVSKLHKPTLRALAFAKASRPNVLEGVYVASDARDTNQLLSDWDERNLGIPLKVLHSPYREIVRPISDYAQEIRKANPRGVVAVYIPEYVVGRWWEQLLHNQTALRLKGRLLFSPGVMVISVPYQLRSSEIARERELREDARIRSGDLRRGQVSDTSRNRQVPR
- a CDS encoding DUF3159 domain-containing protein, whose product is MSPEPAASSTTPAGVDTVEQVVRAQLSKALGGRRGMAEAAAPTLVFTVLWLTTRELYTALTVSVAAALVLLAVRLVQRSTVQFVVNALFGIGIGWLFVTMSARGGASEDEQALAYFLPGILYNSGYAVLLAVTCLIGWPLVGFMVGGVTGDATAWHQDRQVVRLCTNLTWLLVLPCVLRAVVQGPLWLAGNGGGIDTDTAIALLGILKIVMGWPLQLAALGAMVWLLARNRTPVEARPA
- a CDS encoding potassium channel family protein; this encodes MRVAIAGAGAVGRSIARELITNGHQVLLIDKSPGAIKPERVPDAEWLLADSCELSSLEEARLDRCDVVIAATGDDKVNLVTSLLSKTEFAVPRTVARVNHPNNEWLFTEAWGVDVNVSTPRIMSALVEEAVTVGDLVRLFTFRQGNANLVELTLPSDSPYVGKPAGLIPFPENCALVTILRDGQVYTPDADQPVESGDELLFVVSADVEEELEKLLAPSLHGG
- a CDS encoding potassium channel family protein, which gives rise to MGCGRVGSTLARSLEDRNHTVSIIDSEPDAFRRLGPSFNGDKITGFGFDQEVLERAGIRRADAFAAVSSGDNSNIIAARVARETFGIDQVVARIYDPGRAEVYQRLGITTVATVKWTADQVLRRLLPAGAEPDFRDPSGTIRLDQVPVPPAWIGHRTVDLQLQTKSRIAWIDRLGEGMLPTRETVIQEGDLLHLVMREENAAHVYEVFDRGPEEQES
- a CDS encoding class I SAM-dependent RNA methyltransferase, which encodes MSRQPRRRRPRGRSRVGERFTVTVGPVAHGGHCVARVGDGDGSRVVFVRHALPGEEVDLVVTEGTDGDRFWRGDAVAVHRASEDRVAAPCPYAGPGLCGGCDFQHVALAAQRRLKADVVREQLHRLAGLDVAVEVEPVPGDDHGLRWRTRQRYVRLPDGGRGMRKHRSHDVVPIDECLLEARSGPSHEVRGRRFAVADDGFWQVHPGAPDVLVSAVLDLARPQPRESVLDLYAGVGLFASFLADAVGPDGRVVAVEGNRAAAQAARVNLADRAEVTTGAVDAVLDSAYIERVDLVVLDPPREGARRRVVEQVVARSPRAVVYVACDPAALARDVAVFAEHGYALRALRAFDLFPMTHHVECVALLTKTASDLR